One Micromonas commoda chromosome 7, complete sequence genomic window carries:
- a CDS encoding predicted protein has protein sequence MVFVHGSYHAAWCWSEHWFDYFASRGHDCYAISCRGQGKSDVPQGVSVAATLVEHADDVTAFCASLETPPVLVGHSFGGLVAQQVMCRRNPPELAALALVASVPPTGNGPMVRRFLARNFIASVKITYAFIAGAFKTNAALCRECFFSRDLPESELLAHMGQIAESCNVRLLDLKALDDVLPIPAPRAGSAPVCVMGGRDDFVVDVEGLEETAEWGRTEAIVMEDAAHDLMLDTRWERAAAALDGWMATNVSA, from the coding sequence ATGGTCTTCGTCCACGGATCTTACCACGCCGCGTGGTGCTGGAGCGAGCACTGGTTCGACTACTTCGCATCGCGCGGCCACGATTGCTACGCCATCTCCTGCAGGGGGCAGGGAAAAAGCGACGTGCCCCAGGGCGTGTCCGTGGCGGCCACGCTCGTGGagcacgcggacgacgtcaccgccttCTGCGCATCCCTCGAGACCCCCCCTGTGCTCGTGGGGCATTCATTCGGGGGACTCGTGGCGCAACAGGTGATGTGTCGGCGAAAtccgcccgagctcgccgcgctcgcgctcgtcgcgtccgtgccGCCGACGGGCAACGGTCCGATGGTGCGAAGATTTCTCGCGAGGAATTTCATCGCCAGCGTTAAGATCACCtacgcgttcatcgccggcgccttcaagacgaacgcggcgctgtgcCGCGAGTGCTTCTTCTCGAGGGACCTGCCGGAGAGCGAGTTGCTCGCGCACATGGGTCAGATCGCGGAGTCGTGCAACGTGCGGCTGCTGGACCtgaaggcgctcgacgacgtcctgcccatccccgcgccgagggcggggagCGCGCCCGTGTGCGTGATGGGGGGCAGGGACGACTTCGTGGTGGACGTGGAGGGCCtggaggagacggcggagtGGGGACGGACCGAGGCCATAGTGATGGAAGACGCCGCTCACGACCTGATGCTCGACACCCGGtgggagcgggcggcggcggcgctggacgggTGGATGGCGACGAACGTCTCGGCGTGA
- a CDS encoding predicted protein produces the protein MVVPPYAEVGCRIETTDGARAVVRYVGPVEAQDGIWIGVEWDDPTRGKHDGSHGGKRYFECTASSEDGATPGSFVRPHKIRPSVTFREAIATKYLDGKLPVASGATGGDGGDDEENDEGMFVKSSNGQKIEIQLCLKKEDPNAVLGTLDRVYLPDAAIHTAGEPGDAASCGLPAAKVRILDLAGNLMRDWNAVAAFGPEFPALRVLDITGVRASWPSIPPPGPSPFPNLSVLVMNRSGASWREATAILGTCPALRELSLADCGISRLGEGDLGTFGDLAALAGLEALNLERNAMEEWSEVEKLASLPSLERLHLGGNKLRRVRYPAHVAKPGGPVPFERLRALLLADNAIDDWDSVDALNDFPSVAEVRLTGNPVTESAATRHEIVARVARLSQLNGSLIADQERKDAEIRYLRRVLGLVKSAEGAEGAAGGEAEGAAARAPQRGTEAVQAMHPRLKALVDSYGELSTHAAKGPGTGKMGEDMLELTLVCVAASAGEKAPQKKKVPMTITVGKLKLLCEKLFKVKVDAQQLYYKEPFMGMPELLEPDDYDISYLGVRDGSSILVEEKA, from the coding sequence ATGGTGGTGCCCCCATACGCCGAAGTCGGGTGCCGCATCGAGACCACCGACGGCGCCAGGGCGGTGGTGCGATACGTCGGTCCCGTGGAGGCACAAGACGGCATCTGGATCGGGGTGGAGTGGGACGACCCCACGAGGGGCAAGCACGACGGATCCCACGGCGGTAAGCGGTACTTCGAGTGCACGGCGTCatccgaggacggcgccaccCCGGGATCCTTCGTCCGCCCGCACAAGATCCGACCCAGCGTCACGTTCCGcgaggccatcgcgacgAAGTACCTCGACGGCAAGcttcccgtcgcgtccggcgcgaccggcggggacggcggcgacgacgaggagaacgaCGAGGGCATGTTCGTCAAGTCGTCGAACGGGCAGAAGATCGAGATCCAGCTGTGCCTCAAGAAGGAGGACCCCAACGCGGtgctcggcaccctcgacagGGTCTACCTCCCCGACGCAGCCATCCACACGGcgggcgagcccggcgacgcggcgtctTGCGGCttgcccgccgcgaaggtgCGAATCCTCGACCTGGCCGGCAACCTGATGAGGGACTGgaacgcggtcgcggcgttcggACCCGAGTTTCCCGCGCTGCGCGTCCTGGACATCACCGGGGTGAGGGCGTCGTGGCCGTCGATCCCGCCCCCGGGCCCTTCGCCGTTTCCGAACCTCTCCGTCCTCGTGATGAACAGGTCCGGGGCGTCGtggcgcgaggcgaccgccATCTTGGGCACATGCCCGGCCCTGAGGGAATTGAGCCTCGCGGACTGCGGCATCTCGCGcctgggcgagggcgacctgGGTACATTCGgtgacctcgcggcgctcgcgggtctAGAGGCTCTCAACCTGGAGCGCAACGCGATGGAGGAGTGGTCCGAGGTGGAGAAActcgcgtcgctcccgtcgctGGAGCGGCTGCACCTGGGGGGCAACAAACTGAGACGCGTGAGGTAccccgcgcacgtcgcgaaaCCCGGGGGACCGGTGCCCTTCGAGCGGCTCAGGGCGCTCCTGCTCGCCGATAACGCAATCGACGACTGGGACAGCGTGGACGCGCTGAACGATTTCCcatccgtcgcggaggtgagGCTGACGGGGAACCCGGTgacggagagcgcggcgacgcggcacgagatcgtcgcgcgagTGGCCAGGCTCTCGCAGCTCAACGGGAGCCTCATCGCGGACCAGGAGAGGAAGGATGCGGAGATCCGGTACCTGCGACGGGTGCTCGGGCTGGTCAAgagcgcggagggcgccgagggcgcggcgggaggggaggccgagggcgcggcggctcgggcgccgcaGCGGGGCACCGAGGCTGTGCAGGCGATGCATCCCCGTTTGAAGGCGCTGGTGGACTCCTACGGCGAGTTGTCCACGCACGCCGCCAAGGGACCGGGCACGGGCAAGATGGGCGAGGACATGCTCGAGCTCACGCTcgtgtgcgtcgcggcgtcggcgggggagaAGGCGCCCCAGAAGAAGAAGGTCccgatgacgatcacggtCGGTAAGCTCAAGCTGTTGTGCGAGAAGCTGTTCAAGGTGAAGGTCGATGCGCAGCAGCTGTACTACAAGGAGCCGTTCATGGGCATGCCCGAGCTGTTGGAGCCGGACGACTACGACATATCCTACCTGGGCGTGAGGGACGGCTCGAGCATCCTGGTCGAGGAGAAGGCTTGA
- a CDS encoding predicted protein, giving the protein MPELPEVESARCLVEAHCIGAKVTKVEFNEDGSFDEKIFKDVERKAFVSALLNKTLTAAHRRGKHMWWDMSGGADSPLFHFGMTGAFSIRGKGAMKYKAFVVDTSNWPPRFAKLVVTFDNGIALAYTDPRRFGRIRLVRGDVTASPPISELGFDPLLAMPDEAAFASRFAKRGGPIKSVLLDQTIAAGVGNWIADEVLYHSRLHPEQPAKSLTPAQLRDLRDAMEDVIKTACDAGADAEMFPDDWLFHHRWGKVAGEVGGEPIQFITVGEENEREACGWREGGAQETRGRER; this is encoded by the exons ATGCCTGAGCTTCCCGAGGTGGAGAGCGCGAGGTGCCTGGTCGAGGCGCACTGCATCGGCGCCAAGGTGACCAAGGTGGAGTTCAACGAGGACGGAAGTTTTGACGAGAAGATCTTCAAGGATGTCGAGCGGAAGGCTTTCGTCTCCGCTCTCTTAAACAAGACCCTGACGGCGGCGCATCGTCGGGGTAAACATATGTGGTGGGACATGAGCGGAGGCGCGGACTCGCCTCTTTTTCATTTCGGCATGACCGGGGCATTTTCCATCCGGGGGAAGGGAGCGATGAAGTACAAGGCTTTCGTCGTTGATACCTCGAactggccgccgcgctttGCCAAGCTCGTAGTCACCTTTGACAACGGCATCGCGCTGGCGTACACGGACCCGCGAAGGTTCGGGCGCATCAGGCTGGTACGCGGAGACGTCACGGCGTCACCGCCCATATCCGAGCTCGGCTTCGATCCCCTGCTGGCGATGCCCGACGAGGCCGCGTTTGCGTCGCGCTTCGCCAAACGCGGCGGTCCAATCAAGTCGGTCCTCCTGGACCagaccatcgccgcgggcgtgggcAACTggatcgcggacgaggtccTCTACCACTCGAGGCTGCATCCGGAGCAGCCCGCGAAGTCGTTGACGCCCGCGCAGCTGAGGGATCTGAgggacgcgatggaggacGTGATCAAaaccgcgtgcgacgcgggcgcggatgcggaGATGTTCCCGGATGACTGGCTGTTTCACCACAGGTGGGGCAaggtcgcgggcgaggttGGGGGTGAACCGATTCAGTTCATAACCGTCGGGG AAGAAAACGAGCGAGAAGCATGCGGCTGGCGTGAAGGCGGAGCCCAAGAAACGAGGGGCCGAGAACGATGA
- a CDS encoding predicted protein: protein MAPPAKTPRRGYSTDETEEIYNGLMFLANEFEEDNAPLQAVRCYEALCLKDLTLLPVPEARARVRLASLLLQYTDNVHRAKQHLETCMLLLKNVHGYEKLKCQTFSGLARCYRLFGRDVRMSWLNATTSGLDLARQAEKKYPDEREDWVTWQFHFMMDRADLYMVYCDFAAAERELAAGAALARETGMSEVAVAFALARLQRAIAQRGAGEGAGAGEVDAAKTAEDAVNALEEAVGEEAAAPARLHLHVLRTLGNLAAGNVHATAEVPKIVARLVKSIEGKTDDEIDAKHAYVWLPVRATIALAKLLTGESLRPLGKFSEARRDLEDAMDQCDAALKHLGVMPEGGDADAKAVVEQEQLIAEQRAAMEKEGSPSGRGGSKTSPRGKTKGKRSRGGKKANADEEAEDQPPLPPKRQWVGSEIDLAPRTANDAKPYLHIRMLALQGLVGADLTATKLSLAAARTEQMRAMVESYPRTLRGYASVADHAEGQVLHSLGKYEEAAARFAAAAAAAESFGPDAMRDIAAVCGALSELAEGSPGGISRALDLVRPVLKRHEAMQAAAAAGADEKTGEKDASALPNFAHQAAALFVSGYANIVKGDASQEAKPKLSKALKLAHTQCCNHQLVAQSLSLIGTIVLDTRGGDLSQSLDMLQSSFTLSKAQEDMPAQLGCLDSLLRLHRIRGSDQEEQDALVSYHRRKASAYQSLVRAALEDEERLARITNGGIHLDDAEEMEVDEDET, encoded by the coding sequence ATGGCACCCCCTGCTAAGACACCGAGACGCGGATACAGCACCGATGAGACCGAGGAGATCTACAACGGCCTCATGTTCCTCGCGAACGAGTTCGAGGAGGACAACGCGCCGCTCCAGGCGGTCCGGTGCTACGAGGCGCTCTGCCTGAAGGATCTCACCTTGCTGCCGGTgccggaggcgagggcgcgcgtgCGGCTGGCGTCGCTGCTGCTACAGTATACGGACAACGTTCACAGGGCCAAACAGCACCTCGAGACGTGCATGCTGCTCCTGAAGAACGTCCACGGATACGAGAAGCTCAAGTGCCAGACCTTCAGCGGCCTCGCGCGTTGTTACAGGCTCTTCGGCAGGGACGTGCGAATGTCGTGGCTCAACGCCACCACGAGCGGGCTGGATCTGGCGAGGCAGGCGGAGAAGAAGTACCCGGACGAGAGGGAGGATTGGGTGACTTGGCAGTTCCACTTCATGATGGACCGAGCGGACCTGTACATGGTGTACTGcgacttcgccgccgcggaacgggagctcgccgcgggcgccgcgctggcgcgcgaGACTGGGATGAGCGAGGTGGCTGTCGCGTTTGCGCTCGCCAGGCTGCAGCGGGCGATCGCGcagaggggcgcgggggagggcgccggcgcgggtgaggtggacgccgcgaaaaccgcggaggatgcggtgaacgcgctcgaggaggcggtgggcgaggaggctgccgcgcccgcccgcctgCACCTCCACGTGCTGCGCACCCTCGgaaacctcgcggcgggaaACGTCCACGCAACCGCCGAGGTACCCAAGATCGTCGCACGGCTCGTCAAGTCCATCGAGGGAAAGACGGACGATGAGATCGATGCGAAACACGCGTACGTGTGGCTCCCGGTCCGAGCCacgatcgcgctcgccaagctcctcACCGGCGAATCGCTTCGGCCGCTCGGCAAATTCtccgaggcgcggcgcgatctggaggacgcgatggatcagtgcgacgccgcgttgaaACACCTGGGCGTGATGCCAGAGGGCGGCGATGCGGACGCGAAGGCTGTCGTCGAGCAGGAGCAGCTCatcgcggagcagcgcgccgccatGGAGAAGGAAGGTTCCCCCtcggggcggggcggatccaaaacgtcgccgcggggaaaGACCAAGGGGAAGCGGAGCAGGGGTGGCAAGAAAgcgaacgcggacgaggaaGCGGAGGACcagccgccgctcccgcccaAACGCCAGTGGGTCGGATCGGAGATCgacctcgcgccgaggaccgcgaacgacgccaaGCCGTACCTCCACATCCGAATGCTCGCGCTGCAGGGCCTGGTGGGCGCGGACCTCACCGCCACCAAGCTCtcgctggcggcggctcgaacCGAGCAGATGCGCGCGATGGTCGAGAGCTACCCGAGGACCCTACGGGGgtacgcgtccgtcgccgaccaCGCCGAAGGGCAGGTGCTGCACTCGCTCGGCAAGtacgaggaggctgcggcgaggtttgcggcggcggcggcggcggcggagtcctTCGGTCCGGACGCGATGagggacatcgccgccgtgtgCGGGGCCCTgtcggagctcgcggaggggAGCCCGGGCGGGATCTCCCGGGCGCTCGACCTGGTGCGTCCGGTCCTGAAGCGGCACGAGGCGAtgcaggcggcggccgcggcgggtgcggatGAAAAGACCGGGGAGAAGGACGCATCGGCTCTGCCCAACTTTGCGCACcaagccgcggcgctcttcgTCTCCGGCTACGCGAACATCGTGAAGGGGGACGCGTCCCAGGAGGCGAAGCCGAAGCTGTCCAAGGCGTTGAAGCTGGCTCACACCCAGTGCTGCAACCATCAGCTCGTGGCGCAGTCGCTCTCGCTGATCGGTACCATCGTGCTGgacacgcgcggcggggacctGAGCCAGTCCCTCGACATGCTCCAGAGCTCGTTCACGCTGAGCAAGGCGCAGGAGGACATGCCAGCGCAGCTCGGGTGCCTGGACAGCCTCCTGCGACTGCACCGCATCAGGGGTAGCGACCAAGAGGAGCAGGATGCGCTCGTGAGCTACCACAGGAGGAAGGCTAGCGCGTACCAGTCGTTGGtgagggcggcgctggaggacgaggagcggCTGGCTCGAATCACAAACGGCGGGATCcatctcgacgacgcggaggagatggaaGTTGACGAGGACGAAACGTGA
- a CDS encoding copper transporter family (copper ion uptake): protein MDHSHHFGGEMAGGAGSGGGGGMHNMHMHGMPVAFEWGHRVTLYFDSWATETHFDYIVALLFMFTLCVMQEGLYYLRTLPPKVRAQTTEEIEGVTAPILPAPYKTPALRRRLWGTALYALNLCSSYLIMLAVMTCNGGVFLTVVLGLSVGHFLGKSRRPIATGMGESSEACCIEGQ, encoded by the coding sequence ATGGACCACTCGCATCATTTCGGGGGCGAGATGGCCGGTGGGGCGGGctccgggggcgggggtggaATGCACAACATGCACATGCACGGCATGCCCGTGGCCTTCGAGTGGGGTCACCGCGTCACCCTCTATTTCGACTCGTGGGCCACCGAGACCCACTTCGACTACATCGTGGCACTCCTCTTCATGTTCACCCTGTGCGTCATGCAGGAGGGACTGTACTACCTGCGGACGTTGCCCCCGAAGGTGAGGGCACAGACGACTGAGGAGATCGAAGGCGTTACCGCGCCCATCCTGCCCGCGCCGTACAAGACCCCGGCCttgcgacgacgactctGGGGCACCGCATTGTACGCCCTGAATCTGTGTAGTAGTTATCTCATCATGCTGGCTGTGATGACGTGCAACGGCGGGGTTTTCCTCACCGTGGTGTTGGGGCTGAGCGTGGGTCATTTTTTGGGCAAGTCCAGGCGCCCGATCGCCACGGGGATGGGGGAATCGTCGGAGGCCTGCTGCATAGAGGGCCAGTGA
- a CDS encoding proteasome regulatory complex component protein (PF01851: Proteasome/cyclosome repeats. This family is a member of the Armadillo repeat superfamily clan) gives MAVAGPISMGPALGLSSAAGLISMLEETEVQLQTTALRSLNKVIDTHWAEVAGSISVIEAMYEDEFFAQRELAALLASKVFYHLGELNDALNYALCAGSMFDVTESNDFVKTLLAIDEYIEQRQKPEAEQAIDARLVSIVERMFQRCFDDGQIHQAIGVALETKRLDKLEEAIHKSTDVAEALNYATRVCQTLVTSREFRREVLTVLVRMYESDHVENNYLNVCQCLMFLDDADGVAAILTRLVEGEEDDQLLAYQIAFSLCENEIQKFLSNVASKLAPSPKDTPRENGADEDAAMEDGEEDKKEDEEKKAEEKKEPIALLRSVLSGELPVNLHLEFLYSHNAADLLLLKQMRSAVESRNSVCHSATVLCNALMHAGTTVDTFLRENLDWLSRATNWARFSATAGMGVIHRGQLNEGRTLMGPFLPREGGAGGARPSPYTEGGALYALGLIHANHGEGILPFLLESSRSSNNEVIQHGACLGLGLAALGSGNEEVFTDMFRILRTDGAIAGEGAGVGMGLLLAGSGAVDKQQQILNYCHKTQHEKIIRGCSVGLALTAYGREEEAEPLIEQMVRDSDPIIRYGACLATASAYVATGNNAGIRRLLHVAVSDVSDDVRRAAVMSLGFVLCSTPSQCPRVVKLLAESYNPHVRYGAAMAVGISCSGTGMKEAVALLEPMLTDAVDFVQQGALIAMAMVMVEQSEQSLAPFRKRLMNHIQDDREVTMTKMGAIMAQGIIDAGGRNVTIGLRAKSGYPRMTAVLSMLVFTQYWYWYPLSYFISLTFVPTAFIGLDSHLKMPMCSVTSHCKPSLFAYPAPVNLDDKKDKGKLVKAVLSTTAKAKAKAAKKAREEGKEAEGMDVDGDKKDDEAEGMDVDGDKKDDEEDAEKEKKKPEPTKEELSNPARVTPAQERYVRFDEGSRFVPAVADLRRGFVVLKDTTPGEDIEYVAATRTLVPGVTNTGGGAAAAAPVEEEPAPPEEFEFDPNDV, from the exons ATGGCGGTAGCCGGCCCTATCTCCATGGGCCCCGCCCTGGGtctctcctccgcggctggCCTCATCTCGATGCTCGAGGAGACCGAGGTGCAGCTGCAAACCACCGCGCTGCGATCGCTGAACAAGGTCATCGACACGCACTGGGCCGAGGTGGCGGGATCCATCTCGGTCATCGAGGCGATGTACGAGGACGAGTTCTTCGcacagcgcgagctcgcggcgctttTGGCCTCCAAG GTCTTCTaccacctcggcgagctcaacGATGCGCTCAACTACGCACTCTGCGCCGGCAGCATGTTTGACGTCACCGAGTCCAACGATTTCGTCAAGACCCTGCTCg CGATCGACGAGTACATCGAGCAGAGGCAGAAGCCCGAAGCCGAGcaggcgatcgacgcgcggctcgtGTCCATCGTCGAGCGGATGTTCCAGCGGTGCTTCGACGATGGTCAGATCCACCAGGCCATCGGAGTCGCGCTCGAGACCAAGCGCCTGGACAAGCTGGAGGAGGCCATCCACAAGAGCACCGacgtggcggaggcgcttAACTACGCGACAAGGGTGTGCCAGACGCTCGTCACGTCGAGGGAgtttcgccgcgaggtgctcaCGGTGCTGGTGCGCATGTACGAGAGCGATCACGTGGAGAACAACTACCTGAACGTGTGCCAGTGCCTCATGttcctggacgacgcggacggcgtaGCGGCGATCCTCACCaggctcgtcgagggcgaggaggacgatcAGCTCTTGGCGTACCAGATCGCCTTCTCCCTGTGCGAGAATGAGATTCAAAAGTTTCTTTCCAACGTCGCGTCCAAGctggcgccctcgcccaagGATACCCCTCGCGagaacggcgccgacgaggacgccgccatggaggacggcgaggaggacaagaaggaagacgaggagaagaaggcggaggagaagaaggagcccATCGCGCTGCTCCGCTCGGTGCTCTCCGGCGAGCTCCCCGTCAACCTCCACCTCGAGTTTCTGTACTCGCacaacgccgccgacctcCTGCTGCTCAAGCAGATGCGTTCCGCGGTGGAGTCCAGGAACTCCGTGTGCCACTCCGCGACCGTGCTCTGCAACGCGTTGATGCACGCGGGCACCACCGTGGATACTTTCCTCAGGGAGAACCTCGACTGGCTCAGCAGGGCGACGAACTGGGCGCGgttctcggcgacggcggggatggGCGTGATTCACCGCGGGCAGCTCAACGAGGGCCGCACGCTGATGGGACCCTTCTTgccccgcgagggcggcgccgggggtgcgcgcccgagcccctacaccgagggcggcgccctgTACGCGCTCGGTCTCATCCACGCCAACCACGGCGAGGGTATCCTGCCCTTTCTGCTCGAGTCGTCCCGCTCCAGCAACAACGAGGTTATCCAGCACGGCGCGTGCCTCGGCCTCGGTCTGGCCGCGCTCGGCTCCGGCAACGAGGAGGTGTTCACCGACATGTTCCGAATCCTCCGCACTGACGGTgccatcgcgggcgagggtgccggcgtcggcatgggcctgctcctcgcgggctccggcgccgtcgacaaGCAGCAGCAAATTCTCAACTACTGCCACAAGACGCAGCACGAGAAGATCATCCGCGGGTGCTCCGTCGGCctggcgctcaccgcgtacggccgcgaggaggaggccgagccCCTCATCGAGCAGATGGTGCGCGACAGCGACCCGATCATCCGCTAcggcgcgtgcctcgccaCCGCATCGGCGTACGTGGCCACCGGAAACAACGCGGGCATCCGGCGCCTCTTGCACGTCGCCGTGTCCGACGTGTCCGACGACGTTCGAAGGGCCGCGGTGATGTCGTTGGGTTTCGTGCTGTGCTCCACCCCGAGCCAGTGCCCGAGGGTCGTTAAGCTCCTCGCGGAGTCTTACAACCCCCACGTGCGctacggcgccgcgatggctgTGGGTATCTCGTGCTCCGGCACGGGCATGAAGGAGGctgtcgcgctcctcgagcccATGCTCACCGACGCGGTTGACTTCGTGCAACAGGGTGCGCTCATCGCCATGGCCATGGTGATGGTGGAGCAGTCCGAACAGTCCCTGGCGCCCTTCCGCAAGAGGCTGATGAACCACATCCAGGACGATCGAGAGGTGACGATGACCAAGATGGGCGCCATCATGGCGCAGGGcatcatcgacgccggcgggcgaAACGTGACCATCGGCCTCCGGGCCAAGTCGGGCTACCCAAGGATGACCGCCGTGCTCTCCATGCTCGTGTTCACGCAGTACTGGTACTGGTACCCGCTCTCCTACTTCATATCCCTCACCTTTGTGCCCACCGCGTTCATCGGCCTCGACTCCCATCTCAAGATGCCGATGTGCTCGGTGACGTCGCACTGCAAGCCTTCGCTCTTCGCCTATCCCGCGCCTGTCAACCTCgacgacaagaaggacaaggGCAAGCTCGTCAAGGCTGTCCTCTCCACCACcgcgaaggccaaggctaaggcggcgaagaaggccagggaggagggcaaggaggctgagggcatggacgtcgacggtgacaagaaggacgacgaggctgagggcatggacgtcgacggcgacaagaaggacgacgaggaggatgccgagaaggagaagaagaagccggAGCCCACGAAGGAGGAGCTGTCCAACCCGGCGAGGGTCACGCCGGCGCAGGAGAGGTACGTGCGGTTCGACGAGGGCAGCAGGTTCgtcccggcggtggcggatcTCAGGCGCGGCTTCGTGGTGCTCAAGGATACCACCCCGGGGGAGGACATcgagtacgtcgccgcgaccagGACCCTGGTGCCGGGGGTGACAAacacgggcggcggggccgccgcggctgcgcccgtggaggaggagccggcgccgcccgaggagtTCGAGTTCGACCCGAACGACGTGTAG
- a CDS encoding unc-50 family protein (PF05216: UNC-50 family Gmh1p (GMH1_YEAST) from S. cerevisiae is located in the Golgi membrane and interacts with ARF exchange factors [1]), translating into MNHPLKKDAMSQKGAYRGSGFPTYVRRLMKFRQMDLEYTFWQMYLMCTNPKVVYRHTMYRKQTKNQWARDDPAFVVLTAIMVFAVSILYCLFYSRSLGQAAYAVVRSVLVDFLGVGAGVATAYWYVANRYMREGVNHSHAVEQRVEWMYAFDVHVNAFFTLFVSLYCGQLVLSPILMMNGFLPRLLSGALYGVALSYYHYCVFCGYNVLPFLEHTALLVYPIALIMLVTPLAILVGFNPTKFVLGIYFH; encoded by the exons ATGAACCACCCTTTGAAGAAGGATGCGATGAGCCAGAAGGGGGCGTATCGGGGAAGCGGGTTTCCCACGTACGTCAGGCGACTGATGAAG TTCCGTCAGATGGACCTGGAGTACACCTTCTGGCAGATGTACCTCATGTGCACGAATCCCAAGGTGGTGTACAGGCACACGATGTATCGCAAAC AGACCAAGAACCAGTGGGCGAGGGACGACCCGGCGTTCGTGGTGTTGACGGCGATCATGGTGTTCGCGGTGTCGATCCTGTACTGTTTGTTCTACAGCCGCAGTCTCGGTcaggcggcgtacgcggtggtAAGGTCGGTGCTGGTGGACTTtctgggcgtcggcgcgggtgtcGCGACGGCGTACTGGTACGTCGCCAACAGGTACATGCGGGAGGGGGTGAACCACTCGCACGCGGTGGAGCAGAGGGTCGAGTGGATGTACGCGTTCGACGTGCACGTCAACGCCTTCTTCACCCTGTTCGTCTCTCTGTACTGCGGGCAGCTGGTGCTGTCGCCGATCCTGATGATGAACGGTTTCCTGCCCAGGTTGCTGTCGGGGGCGCTgtacggcgtcgcgctgtcCTATTACCACTACTGCGTCTTCTGCGGGTACAACGTGCTGCCGTTCCTGGAGCACACGGCCTTGCTGGTGTATCCCATCGCCTTGATCATGCTCgtgacgccgctcgcgatccTGGTCGGTTTCAATCCCACCAAGTTCGTGTTGGGCATCTATTTCCACTGA
- a CDS encoding predicted protein, with translation MVRRGPWAERVVSPHLSSVIELSDGSDDEGTQRSPVAGPGRVRRRSKGGSTPLGSPAVRRRRLSGGVGGETQAVDLTLESDGEDEDEVRVVAEKGPVDLTHLEESPPRDTWTGLPIRNQPTKEDGKGTPEREPGGDYGPPRQEPQSAGKGIKCVICMDVIKSKEMASTTCGHVFCYDCIREALKHTPRRCPQCRKSLRPTQVHRLYV, from the coding sequence ATGGTGCGGAGGGGTCCGTGGGCCGAGAGGGTGGTTTCCCCCCACTTGAGCTCCGTCATCGAGCTCTCGGACGGATCGGACGACGAAGGGACGCAGCGCTCGCCGGTCGCGGGCCCAGGGCGCGTCAGGAGGCGGAGCAAGGGCGGCAGCACGCCGCTGGGGTCACCCGCGgtgaggcggcgaaggctctcgggcggggtcggcggggAGACTCAGGCGGTTGACCTGACGTTGGAGAGCGACGGggaagacgaggacgaggtgcgagtcgtcgcggagaaAGGCCCGGTGGACCTGACCCACCTCGAGGAGTCCCCGCCGAGGGATACGTGGACGGGATTGCCGATTCGAAACCAACCAACTAAGGAGGATGGGAAGGGCACTCCCGAGAGGGAGCCGGGCGGGGATTACGGGCCTCCCAGGCAGGAACCGCAGAGCGCGGGCAAAGGGATCAAGTGTGTGATATGCATGGACGTCATCAAGAGCAAGGAGATGGCGAGCACGACGTGCGGCCACGTGTTCTGCTACGACTGCATAAGGGAAGCACTGAAACACACGCCTCGTCGTTGCCCGCAGTGCAGGAAGTCCCTCAGGCCGACGCAGGTACACAGGCTGTACGTGTAG